A region of Maridesulfovibrio sp. DNA encodes the following proteins:
- a CDS encoding twin-arginine translocase TatA/TatE family subunit yields the protein MFGLGITEILLILGIIILIFGAKKLPEVGSGLGRAIQNFKKASSESEEIDVTPSKDKDKEA from the coding sequence ATGTTCGGTTTAGGAATCACAGAAATTCTTTTAATTTTGGGTATTATCATCCTGATTTTCGGAGCTAAAAAGCTTCCCGAGGTGGGCAGCGGACTGGGCCGTGCAATTCAGAATTTTAAAAAAGCAAGCAGCGAGTCTGAAGAAATTGACGTAACTCCGTCTAAAGATAAAGACAAAGAAGCGTAA
- a CDS encoding YggT family protein → MDYVILAVAKVLSLVLNLYMWVVIISALITWVNPDPYNPVVRFLRSVTEPVFAKVRQYLPFVNIGGFDLSPIVVLLVIQMLDIALVGNLTRLAYGM, encoded by the coding sequence ATGGATTACGTGATTCTTGCCGTGGCGAAGGTCCTTTCGCTTGTTCTTAATCTTTATATGTGGGTGGTTATCATTTCCGCCCTGATTACTTGGGTCAACCCTGATCCCTACAATCCTGTTGTCAGGTTTTTGCGTAGTGTGACCGAGCCTGTTTTCGCCAAAGTGCGTCAGTATCTTCCCTTTGTAAATATTGGTGGATTTGATCTTTCACCCATTGTTGTGCTTCTGGTTATTCAGATGCTCGACATAGCGCTGGTGGGCAACCTCACCAGACTCGCTTATGGTATGTAA
- a CDS encoding DUF465 domain-containing protein, with product MEQREIELIEQLVGQDSEINALWSQHNEFKKLIDKMEAKSYLSETETQEVKELKKKKLAGKTKLQALLDKHK from the coding sequence ATGGAACAGAGAGAGATTGAACTGATCGAGCAGCTAGTGGGCCAGGATAGCGAAATTAATGCTCTATGGAGCCAGCACAACGAATTTAAGAAACTCATCGATAAAATGGAAGCCAAGTCCTACCTGAGTGAAACTGAAACTCAGGAGGTCAAAGAATTAAAAAAGAAAAAACTCGCTGGAAAGACAAAGCTGCAAGCTTTGCTCGACAAGCATAAATAA
- a CDS encoding DivIVA domain-containing protein yields MSLSKIDLLNKKFSKSLFGYSKSEVDQLMVELADVLGASADEKKQLQKKVSRRESTISEFRQREETLRDTLMTTQRMVDDLKATARKEAELIINEAHSRAEVILQQAHNRLAQIHEDINELKRQRTRFEVELKALLESHLKTLEIGDPEVEKVEAIESKLKFFKKAK; encoded by the coding sequence ATGAGTCTTTCAAAAATAGACTTACTCAATAAAAAGTTTTCTAAATCCCTGTTCGGGTATTCCAAGAGCGAAGTTGACCAGCTGATGGTCGAACTCGCGGATGTCCTTGGCGCTTCTGCCGATGAAAAAAAGCAGCTACAGAAGAAGGTTTCCCGCAGAGAGAGTACTATCTCCGAGTTTCGTCAGCGTGAGGAAACTCTGCGTGATACCTTGATGACCACCCAGAGAATGGTGGACGACCTGAAAGCTACCGCAAGGAAAGAAGCTGAGCTCATTATCAATGAAGCTCATTCAAGGGCTGAAGTGATTCTGCAGCAGGCTCATAACAGGCTGGCGCAGATTCACGAGGACATAAATGAGCTGAAACGGCAGCGAACTCGTTTTGAGGTCGAGTTGAAAGCTCTCCTTGAGTCGCATCTTAAGACTTTGGAGATAGGGGATCCCGAGGTAGAGAAGGTTGAAGCCATCGAATCCAAATTAAAATTCTTCAAGAAGGCCAAGTGA
- a CDS encoding DUF167 domain-containing protein gives MTEAIAELPSYVRPCGHGSWRVSVWVQPGAKNEGITGEYQDSVRVRINAPAVDNKANKALAAFVATRLGLKKRNISIASGHSNRKKVLLVESDVEPRWEGIIPEGA, from the coding sequence GTGACCGAAGCTATTGCTGAACTGCCATCCTATGTCAGGCCTTGCGGACATGGTTCGTGGAGGGTCTCTGTATGGGTCCAGCCCGGTGCCAAAAATGAGGGCATTACCGGGGAGTATCAGGATAGTGTGCGCGTGCGGATAAACGCTCCCGCAGTCGATAACAAGGCCAATAAGGCCCTTGCCGCATTTGTCGCGACCCGTCTGGGTCTTAAAAAACGTAATATTTCCATTGCATCAGGGCATTCCAACCGTAAAAAGGTTTTACTGGTTGAGTCCGATGTCGAACCGCGCTGGGAAGGGATAATCCCTGAAGGCGCCTGA
- a CDS encoding HAD family hydrolase, whose translation MESVYISPVTPPEVLKRIKGVIFDCDGVLINSFEANKWYYNKFKEKFGLDFMSAEEEKQVHALTHAEALKYILPEEFHEEAFVFSSDPSLKEGINYIEVEEGLSRLLEWLRTNNIRMGINTNRTDTLPTVLQMFDIESFFSPMVTSETLPNSKPHPEGVHYILQKWNMSPEDVVYIGDTWVDERCAERAGVEFWAYRSPLLKARLHVDSYWTLCNLMEKARNDVWTNCGCGQQKFS comes from the coding sequence ATGGAATCCGTATATATCAGCCCGGTAACCCCTCCTGAAGTACTGAAGAGAATCAAGGGTGTTATCTTTGACTGCGACGGGGTACTGATAAATTCATTCGAGGCCAACAAATGGTATTACAATAAATTCAAGGAAAAATTCGGCCTTGATTTTATGAGCGCAGAGGAAGAAAAGCAGGTTCATGCGCTGACTCACGCTGAAGCCTTGAAGTATATTCTTCCTGAAGAGTTTCATGAGGAGGCTTTTGTTTTCAGCTCAGATCCTTCACTCAAGGAAGGTATCAATTATATTGAGGTGGAAGAAGGCCTTTCCCGCCTGCTGGAGTGGCTTAGAACCAACAATATCCGTATGGGCATTAACACAAACCGCACCGACACCCTGCCTACAGTTCTGCAGATGTTCGACATTGAAAGTTTTTTCTCACCCATGGTAACCTCGGAAACCTTGCCCAATAGCAAACCGCACCCCGAAGGGGTTCACTATATTCTGCAGAAGTGGAATATGAGCCCGGAAGATGTAGTCTACATCGGCGATACATGGGTGGATGAACGTTGCGCCGAGCGGGCCGGAGTTGAATTCTGGGCTTATCGCAGCCCACTTCTTAAGGCCAGATTACATGTGGACAGTTATTGGACACTCTGTAACCTGATGGAAAAGGCCCGCAATGATGTATGGACAAATTGCGGTTGCGGTCAGCAGAAGTTTAGTTAA